Below is a window of Tolypothrix bouteillei VB521301 DNA.
ACGAGGTAATGCCACAGTTACAAATCTATGATGAAATTCTTTAGATTTAGATGTAAGGTGATAGCCCATTAATTTAGTAATATTAGCTTCAGGAGCAGCACTGAAGGGAGTTACAAAAAGACAAATGGTATCCTGACTCTCAATATATTTCTGTAAGTCTTTACGAATGGGGTTCTCGTCAAGTCCTTTGGTATCAACAACTGAATCGAACTGAGACAAGTTTGAGCCAGATAAAACATCATAGCTCACATAAAGATATATTTTTCTCGGTATAGCAAATTCCTTTAATAGAACATTATTGATATCAGAAAAGCTATTTCTTATCCATTCTTTCTCATTACCTTGGTTGTCAAATTCAAGTTGAATCTTAGTTCTGAGTTCAAGATTTGCATTATTTAACGCAACTTTTTTCAGTTCTTCTAGCCCTAATTTTTCAAATATTTCCTTTGCAACATCGTTTCTTATGATACTTTTTTTATCACTTTCAAAAACAGTGTTACTATTAATTCTAAGTTCTGTAATGTTCCTAATAGCTCTTTCAATCTCTTGAGAAATAATTATTTTCTGCTCTAAGTAGGGATGATCTTTATTTGCAATAGAATCGCAGAATTCAAAGATAAGGTTTTCCATCTCATCAACTGTATAGGGCTCTATCTCTATGTAAGTTTTTTCGGATGCCTTAAGAATAACCTCACATAGAGTAGTTCTCCCCGAACCTGTTGATAGTAATTCTTTAGTTTCGATTACATCTTTAGTTTTACTACCAATATTTTTAGAAACTTTAAAGTCACCAATTAAGTTAAATAGATGACAGATAGCTGTCGTTTTTCCTTGTCCAATAGTACCGATAAAAGCAATTTTATATTTATCTATATTAAGATTTTTTTCAATTTCTTCTAACCGTTCTAACTTTGATTCTAGATTATTAATACAAATATGTTTAATTATATTAATTTCTGAATCATCTGATATTCTGCTAATTTCACGTCTCAAGCTTTGCTGCAATGATGTAATTTCTTCTTGCCACTGTATCGTTAACATACTGTCTACCCTGTTTAGAGACTAATTGCTTGATATTTAATATACCCACTATGGTATGAATATCTAACAAAGTGCCTAGAAACCAGCTAATAAGCAATCACTTATCACCAAGGCACCCATTAATCAGGGGCTGCCCGTCATGACCACGCAACAAAAATTTACAGCAGCGCTACCCAGTCTTCGTACCAGGTACACTCCCAATACTGCTTGGTTAAGAGAAAATAAGGGGGGGCTCTTTAAGGATTAGATATTCTAAACTGAACCGTATCGACTTATAAGCAACAAGATCCCCAACGTCTTGGAGAGTCGGGGATCTGAGTCTTTCAATTTTTACCTTCCCAGATACCGACTTGCCATTTGCATAGCATCCATGATGTCAACATCGCCATCTCCGTCAGAGTCAAGGAAAGAATTGAGCACGGAATTTCCTCCTGCTTGGGGATTTTGGGCATTCGATCCCGATCGCAACAGATTTAGCACTAAGGGAACCAAAACTGGTAATAGTTGTTGAACCATACCAGCATTTAAGCCCGTGCGCTGAGCAACAACATCACTGACTTGTTGCTGTACAAAAGGAGGAAATAACGAATCAACAGCTTGAGGGTTGGGGGAAGTACCGCTGTATTGGTTTACAACCTCTTGTGCTGCTTCATTACCTTCCGTATTTCGCTTTTCTTGCAATGCAGAACGCACGTAGTTGCCTACAATACCCAAAGCTGACTGCATTGTTGAGGAGTCTGTACCAGTATTGCCACTGAGTTGCTGTACTGTGTTAAGAATATCACCCAATTGTCCGGTATTACCTTGTTGGTTGGGATTGTCAATTGCATTGATAATCTGGTCAAAAAGCCCCATAGGATCGTTTCTCCTTTGTTATGCGACCACCAAAACAAAATTGTGACATGCAAGTTGTCTTTCACATCTATAGGCATTCTAAAGGAATTGTAAATATACGGTGGTTACTTGTTATTGGTCATTTGTCATTGGTATTGCCATATAACCTGCGATCGGCTAGTAACTGCTTGAGCAGAAGGATAATACTTATAATGCAATACGGTTCAGTTAAAACTTGATCCCCCCTAGCCCCCCTTGAAAAGGCTACGGTGTACACAGATCTCTGGTACAAAGCCAAAATCATCGTAGATCCCCCTAAATCCCCCTTGAAAAGGGGGACTTTAA
It encodes the following:
- a CDS encoding DUF937 domain-containing protein, yielding MGLFDQIINAIDNPNQQGNTGQLGDILNTVQQLSGNTGTDSSTMQSALGIVGNYVRSALQEKRNTEGNEAAQEVVNQYSGTSPNPQAVDSLFPPFVQQQVSDVVAQRTGLNAGMVQQLLPVLVPLVLNLLRSGSNAQNPQAGGNSVLNSFLDSDGDGDVDIMDAMQMASRYLGR